In Helianthus annuus cultivar XRQ/B chromosome 9, HanXRQr2.0-SUNRISE, whole genome shotgun sequence, the following are encoded in one genomic region:
- the LOC110876788 gene encoding exopolygalacturonase, which produces MTVSFIHLLPLLLSVAAAAFRHHTPATFNVLSYGALPNRITDSTKAFLGAWYDACGREGGGRVLVPQGTYMIDSVVFAGPCKGPIDFIIKGSLEASSNPKKFFVDHWIGFRYVDRLRVGGGGFLLGHGGAAWHHNDCATNSRCRPLPVTMRLDFVTNSIISDIRSINSKNSHFNLFACHNLNMSNIRISAPEDSPNTDGIHIGSSTKIKIRDSMISTGDDCISILSGSHDIEVTRVHCGPGHGFSIGSLGGSHFKEFVTGIVIRNSTLHGTQNGLRIKTWAPSMPSLASDIIFDDIIMVDVSNPIFIDQQYCPRPPCNLKAQSKVRIKNVTFRKVRGTSSSKVAVKIQCSKHVPCQGINLVNINLAYRGPEGQVESSCFNVQGKSYGLQLPSGCL; this is translated from the exons atgaCTGTCTCCTTCATCCACCTCCTTCCGTTGCTGCTATCCGTAGCCGCCGCTGCATTCCGACATCACACTCCGGCCACCTTCAACGTTTTATCCTACGGTGCACTGCCCAACCGAATCACCGACAGCACCAAG GCGTTTCTTGGAGCATGGTACGATGCATGTGGACGTGAGGGTGGCGGTAGGGTTTTGGTACCGCAAGGTACATATATGATCGATTCCGTCGTGTTTGCCGGACCGTGTAAGGGACCGATAGATTTTATTATAAAGGGCTCGCTTGAAGCTTCAAGTAATCCCAAAAAGTTTTTTGTTGATCATTGGATTGGTTTCCGATATGTTGATCGACTGAGGGTCGGAGGCGGTGGTTTTTTGCTCGGTCACGGCGGCGCTGCCTGGCATCACAACGACTGCGCCACCAATTCACGGTGCAGGCCTCTACCCGTT ACGATGCGGCTTGATTTTGTTACCAATTCAATAATAAGCGACATCCGATCAATCAATAGCAAGAACTCTCATTTCAATCTATTCGCATGCCACAACTTGAACATGAGCAACATTCGGATCAGCGCCCCAGAAGATAGCCCAAACACTGATGGCATACACATCGGGAGCTCGACCAAAATCAAAATCCGAGACTCTATGATAAGTACCGGTGATGACTGCATATCGATTCTTTCTGGCAGTCATGATATAGAAGTCACAAGAGTCCATTGTGGGCCAGGACATGGGTTTAGCATCGGTAGCTTAGGTGGGTCACACTTCAAAGAATTTGTAACCGGTATAGTCATACGAAACTCGACATTACACGGGACTCAAAACGGTCTAAGGATCAAAACATGGGCACCATCTATGCCTAGCCTTGCTTCGGATATTATATTCGATGACATCATCATGGTAGATGTGAGTAACCCGATTTTTATCGACCAACAATATTGCCCGCGACCTCCTTGCAACCTAAAG GCACAATCCAAAGTTCGAATAAAGAATGTAACATTTAGAAAAGTGCGTGGCACATCAAGTTCTAAGGTTGCAGTTAAGATCCAATGTAGCAAACATGTGCCATGTCAAGGTATTAACCTCGTGAACATTAACTTGGCGTATCGTGGTCCAGAGGGACAGGTGGAGTCATCGTGCTTCAACGTTCAAGGAAAGTCGTATGGCCTGCAACTTCCATCGGGTTGTCTATAG
- the LOC118481831 gene encoding exopolygalacturonase-like, protein MPSLASDIIFDDILMVDVSNPIFIDQQYCPRPPCNLKAQSKVRIKNVTFRKVRGTSSSKVAVKIQCSKHVPCQGINLVNINLAYRGPEGRVESSCFNVQGKSYGLQLPSGCL, encoded by the exons ATGCCTAGCCTTGCTTCGGATATTATATTCGATGACATCCTCATGGTAGATGTGAGTAACCCGATTTTTATCGACCAACAATATTGCCCGCGACCTCCTTGCAACCTAAAG GCACAATCCAAAGTTCGAATAAAGAATGTAACATTTAGAAAAGTGCGTGGCACATCAAGTTCTAAGGTTGCAGTTAAGATCCAATGTAGCAAACATGTGCCATGTCAAGGTATTAACCTCGTGAACATTAACTTGGCGTATCGTGGTCCAGAGGGACGGGTGGAGTCATCGTGCTTCAACGTTCAAGGAAAGTCGTATGGCCTGCAACTTCCATCGGGTTGTCTATAG